Within the candidate division KSB1 bacterium genome, the region GCCACGCAGGTGATCGGCTTTAATCCCAACGCGCCCGACTATACCGACACCTTTGCGCTGCCGTCGCCCGCGTGCATCAACTATCTGCGCGAGGCCGAGCGAATCGGATTGGGCGTCAACGATTTGAGCCGCATCGAGGTTATTCAGCTCTAAGATCGCGAGGCAGCCGTACCGCTTAATCTGATCGATCATTCAACCTGAGGTGAAAATGAAAGCTTGTATGCAAATCGTCGTTTTATGCCTGCTCGGCGCCTCCCTTTTCGGCCAGACGCAAATTCGCACCGAAGCCAATTACAACGGCTGGGGATGGCAGGCGATCGTCATGCAGAACCAACTGATCACCGTCGCCACGGTGCCGGTCATCGGCGCGCGCATCATGCAGTACGATTTGGGTGACCATCCTTCGCTGTTCATCAATCCTGCCGAGCTCGGCAAAACGCATGCGCCCAATCAGTCGGTCTGGTACAATTACGGCGGCTACAAGGTGTGGCCGGCGCCGCAGGAGGTGTGGAACTGGCCGCCGCCGGCGATTCTGGACGCCGGCCCCTATAGCGCCGAGATCGTCGACAACACGCAAGACTCGGTTGCGGTGTTCGTCAAAAGCAAAAAGGAGACGTGGAGCAAGACGCCGAACATCAGCATGGAGCGCCGAGCGGTCATCTACCGCCACAGCAGCCGCGTCAAAGTCGAGCAGTCGATTCTCAACGAGGGCGCCAAGCAGGTCAATTGGAGCGTTTGGAGCGTCAGTCAGTGCATCGTCAACCACCCCGGCCAAAAGGACTATGAGAACTTTTGGGTCTACTTTCCGATCAAGACCGAGGGCAGCGTCTTTGGGGCAAGCGGTGTGAAAGCCAGCGCTGCATCGGCCGCCTGGAAGGGCGAAATGGCGCCCGGCGTTTACGGCGTGCAATTCAAGCCCGAGGGCAAAAAGATTTTCGCCGATTCTCCCGAAGGTTGGATCGCTTATGTGGACGAAAAAGACGGCGTCGGCTTTTTCAAAGTGTTTGATGTTTACCATGGGGAGAGCTATCCCGATGGAGGCGCCTGCAACGAAGTGTGGATCAACAACAGCCCCGCCTATCTTGAGGTCGAAGTCCTCAGCCCGATTTGGCCGATCGCCCCCGGCGGCAAAATCACTTTTGTCGAAGACTGGTACGCCGCGCGCATCAACGGCCCGATCCTTACCGTGAACCGCTGCGGTGCCGTCGAGACGCATCTGCAGTACGACCCCGCTACGGGGAATGTCTACGGGGCTTACGGCGTCTTTTACCTCGGCTCGGTCAGGTTGACGTTCCTCGACGCGGCGGGTTCGCTGATTGCCGATGATGTGAAATTCACCGTGACGCCGATGGAAAAATTGACGATCGAGCAAAAGATCAGCGTTCCCCAGGGAGCAGCCATTGCCG harbors:
- a CDS encoding T9SS type A sorting domain-containing protein, with the translated sequence MKACMQIVVLCLLGASLFGQTQIRTEANYNGWGWQAIVMQNQLITVATVPVIGARIMQYDLGDHPSLFINPAELGKTHAPNQSVWYNYGGYKVWPAPQEVWNWPPPAILDAGPYSAEIVDNTQDSVAVFVKSKKETWSKTPNISMERRAVIYRHSSRVKVEQSILNEGAKQVNWSVWSVSQCIVNHPGQKDYENFWVYFPIKTEGSVFGASGVKASAASAAWKGEMAPGVYGVQFKPEGKKIFADSPEGWIAYVDEKDGVGFFKVFDVYHGESYPDGGACNEVWINNSPAYLEVEVLSPIWPIAPGGKITFVEDWYAARINGPILTVNRCGAVETHLQYDPATGNVYGAYGVFYLGSVRLTFLDAAGSLIADDVKFTVTPMEKLTIEQKISVPQGAAIAELRLYDVDGRFVGALDRVQASRLVHVKSRVPVSPSLLRAYPNPFNAAVTLEFCLDEPQTVELIVYRGDGRRVARLFSGILGSGIHRRSWEAGDETAGIYFVRLRAGKDEKLAKILLIK